In Ahaetulla prasina isolate Xishuangbanna chromosome 5, ASM2864084v1, whole genome shotgun sequence, the following are encoded in one genomic region:
- the TIMMDC1 gene encoding complex I assembly factor TIMMDC1, mitochondrial — protein MERPGERTARSLTGLDEENAAPVPELLGSPLSLQAPDSGWERLRELFRRNEQREYPEELIYIVKATFTAGIVGFVYGGIPGYVNAKKQYIEQCGGELYHNRLDAVQSMQRIANRGFIRYGWRWSWRIAAFVAIFNTVNTGLSVYRDKSTLGHYTIAGACTGSLFRMYLGLRGLIGGGVIGGVLGGSLGTLLMGLQKVAGETFIERMKRKKSELNALKIAKWEATLDTPEDISEGTDNILQEKDGR, from the exons ATGGAGCGGCCAGGAGAGAGGACGGCACGGTCGCTGACAGGGTTGGATGAAGAAAACGCCGCTCCAGTCCCTGAGCTGCTGGGATCGCCACTTTCGTTGCAGGCCCCGGACTCGGGCTGGGAACGACTTCGAGAGCTCTTTCGGCGGAA TGAACAACGGGAATACCCAGAAGAATTAATCTATATTGTTAAAGCAACATTTACAGCGGGTATAGTTGGCTTTGTCTATGGCGGTATACCTGGATATGTAAATGCCAAAAAACAGTACATTGAGCAATGTGGAGGAGAACTCTACCATAATCGGCTGGATGCTGTG CAATCTATGCAACGTATAGCAAACAGAGGATTCATCCGATATGGTTGGCGGTGGAGCTGGAGAATTGCTGCTTTTGTGGCAATATTCAA CACAGTGAATACTGGCTTGTCCGTATATCGTGATAAAAGTACCCTTGGTCACTATACCATTGCTGGAG CTTGTACCGGCAGCTTGTTCAGAATGTACTTGGGCTTGAGAGGTCTGATTGGAGGCGGTGTTATTGGAGGAGTCTTGGG TGGCTCTCTGGGAACATTACTAATGGGACTGCAAAAAGTTGCTGGAGAAACTTTTATTGAgagaatgaaaaggaagaaaagtgagCTAAATGCATTAAAGATCGCAAAGTG GGAAGCCACTCTTGATACCCCTGAAGATATTTCAGAAGGAACAGATAATATCCTACAGGAAAAAGATGGCCGATAA